A DNA window from Anastrepha obliqua isolate idAnaObli1 chromosome 5, idAnaObli1_1.0, whole genome shotgun sequence contains the following coding sequences:
- the LOC129247263 gene encoding uncharacterized protein LOC129247263 has protein sequence MHPCILEKRGRTLQEEAISKSNALTAAEIKQRWNFARVIRRLGTTEQCVQFAEDNGLILRSKLCTKHKTQMSLHMRGNSSLGIFRCRKASCRTNSGVSRASGTWFEKAKFSLPHIFHIMYGYAHHWSNAMTREENFVEVSCLSNETITDWYSYCREAVVTYQVDKQESEGKIGGPGKIVQIDESKFGKRKYNKGRRVEGHWVLGMIKNGSLKLEVCPDNVRSAEVLIPLIKKHVAEGTTIHTDYWKAYDCLRDHGYEHLKVNHSDPDNPFVTSDGIHTQRIESQWRVVKRFFQKDNYNNPSNFADIIVEYLWRKSIIKNRYDPFEKLIDVIKYSYKP, from the exons ATGCATCCCTGCATCTTGGAAAAACg TGGAAGGACTTTGCAAGAAGAAGCAATTTCTAAAAGCAATGCTCTCACTGCTGCTGAAATAAAGCAGCGCTGGAATTTTGCAAGAGTGATAAGGAGATTGGGGACAACAGAGCAGTGCGTCCAATTTGCCGAGGATAACGGCCTCATTCTGCGGTCGAAATTATGTACAAAGCATAAGACACAGATGTCACTGCATATGAGGGGCAACAGCTCACTGGGCATTTTTCGCTGCAGAAAAGCGTCATGCCGAACTAATTCTGGGGTGTCTAGAGCGAGCGGGACTTGGTTCGAAAAGGCCAAGTTTTCGCTCCCCCATATTTTTCACATCATGTATGGGTATGCACATCACTGGTCGAATGCCATGACTAGAGAAGAAAATTTCGTCGAGGTCTCCTGCTTGTCTAACGAAACAATAACTGACTGGTACAGTTATTGCCGTGAGGCTGTGGTAACATACCAGGTTGACAAGCAGGAGTCCGAAGGAAAAATAGGAGGACCGGGCAAAATCGTGCAAATAGATGAGAGCAAATTcggcaaaagaaaatataataaag GGAGAAGAGTGGAGGGCCATTGGGTTCTCGGTATGATAAAGAACGGCAGCCTTAAGCTGGAGGTATGTCCGGACAACGTGCGTTCGGCGGAGGTGCTCATACCTTTGATTAAAAAGCATGTGGCGGAAGGCACAACAATCCACACGGATTACTGGAAAGCATACGACTGCCTTCGCGATCATGGGTATGAGCACCTAAAAGTAAACCACAGCGACCCGGACAATCCGTTTGTGACGAGCGATGGTATACATACGCAGAGGATAGAATCTCAATGGAGGGTGGTAAAACGGTTCTTCCAAAAGGATAATTATAACAATCCAAGCAACTTCGCGGATATCATTGTTGAGTACCTTTGGCGCAAGTCAATAATTAAAAATCGCTATGATCCCTTTGAAAAGCTGATTGATGTCATCAAATACAGTTACAAACCATAA
- the LOC129247265 gene encoding chromosome-associated kinesin KIF4-like, translating to MGVLDKLCSGFNATIFTYGQTGFGNTHTIGIAFGGELDENSMVMPRLMYNIFKRIKSLQRFTETLVSSVDETIDCLMLGSSSRAIAATAMNEQSSRSHTIFTITVEATKKDEMSTVTTSKFHLVDLAGSQRSKKTQATASQGSGFVRFRDFKLTRLLQDSLGVNPIILMIACVSPADYNVAETLCYADRARKIKNKPIAKSAIQQLPIELLAANGEVIE from the exons ATGGGAGTATTGGACAAATTGTGTTCCGGATTCAATGCCACAATATTTACCTATGGTCAGACTGGTTTTGGCAACACTCACACTATTGGTATAGCGTTTGGCGGAGAGTTGGATGAAAATTCAATGGTCATGCCTCGATTAATGTACAATATCTTTAAACGCATTAAAAGTTTACAAA GATTTACGGAAACCCTGGTTTCATCGGTTGACGAAACAATTGACTGTCTTATGCTTGGCTCATCAAGCCGCGCTATTGCGGCTACTGCCATGAATGAGCAGTCATCGCGCTCACATACGATTTTCACTATCACCGTTGAGGCCACCAAGAAAGACGAAAT GAGCACAGTAACTACTTCAAAGTTCCATTTAGTAGATTTGGCTGGTTCACAACGCTCTAAGAAGACACAAGCTACAG CTAGTCAGGGCTCTGGTTTTGTCCGCTTTCGGGACTTCAAATTGACTCGTTTGTTGCAAGACTCCCTAGGCGTCAATCCGATCATTCTTATGATAGCCTGCGTTAGTCCGGCCGACTATAATGTTGCTGAGACCCTTTGCTATGCAGACCGTGcgcgtaaaattaaaaataaaccgaTCGCCAAGAGTGCCATACAACAGTTACCTATTGAACTGTTGGCCGCTAATGGGGAAGTTATAGAATGA